One stretch of Sander vitreus isolate 19-12246 chromosome 16, sanVit1, whole genome shotgun sequence DNA includes these proteins:
- the LOC144531643 gene encoding astacin-like metalloprotease toxin 5: protein MLHLLLAALLFAESSTNASPDDWISRTAHYITESNPETLQSLMSENNVVVDGDVVLPDDGNAVDSIWPTPEIPYEIHPELADRKGAILSAMAMLSRPTCVSFHKRTSESNYLLFKVSTGCASCVGFVGGEQPVFIGPACTVGNIAHEILHSLGFHHEHTRADRGKYITILPYNIMEGMKRNFEVQRGKTFDLGYDVGSIMHYGSGFFSANGQPTILPKSGVKDMGQRVKLTNKDIMKIQLFYSCDVQKKMEKEISGGNKEGG, encoded by the exons CTTCTCCAGATGACTGGATCTCCAGGACGGCTCATTACATTACAGAGTCTAACCCAGAGACTTTACAGTca CTGATGTCCGAGAACAATGTAGTAGTGGACGGAGACGTGGTGTTGCCA GATGACGGGAACGCAGTGGACAGCATCTGGCCAACACCAGAGATCCCGTACGAAATCCACCCAGAGTTAG CCGATCGGAAAGGCGCCATCCTCTCTGCTATGGCGATGCTGTCCAGACCCACCTGTGTGTCCTTCCACAAGCGAACCTCGGAATCAAACTACCTGCTCTTCAAAGTCAGCACTGG TTGTGCGTCATGCGTGGGCTTCGTCGGCGGAGAGCAACCCGTGTTCATTGGCCCAGCATGCACTGTGGGAAACATCGCCCATGAGATTCTTCATTCTCTGGGCTTCCACCACGAACACACGAGGGCAGACCGCGGAAAGTACATCACAATTCTTCCCTATAACATTATGGAAG GGATGAAGAGAAACTTCGAGGTGCAACGAGGAAAAACCTTTGATCTGGGTTACGACGTAGGTTCAATCATGCACTACGGAAG TGGGTTTTTTTCAGCTAACGGCCAGCCCACCATCCTACCCAAAAGTGGTGTGAAGGACATGGGACAGAGAGTTAAATTGACGAACAAGGACATCATGAAAATTCAACTTTTCTACAGCTGTG ATGTCCAGAAAAAGATGGAGAAGGAAATCAGTGGTGGTAACAAAGAAGGGGGATAA